A stretch of DNA from Halorubrum sp. BOL3-1:
GTCCGTCGCCTTATCAAACGCGTAGCGGGCGTGGAGAGCGGTCGTGTTGAGGGCGGGGACCGGCAACTCATCGGGGTCCAAGATCAGGGGTAGCTCCGTACAGGCGAGCGCTACGGCGTCGATGTCGCTACGTTCAGCCATCGCACGAATGATGTCGATCAATCCCTGTTTCGTCTCGGCGGTGTGCCGGCCGTTGGTCAGTTCTCCGAATATCTTTCGATGCGTCCACTCTTTTTCGTCCGCGGGGGGCGTGACCACGTCGAGCCCGTGGGCGTCGAACCCCTCGGGGTAAAACTGGCCGTTCATCGTAAACAGGGTCCCCAGAACACCGACCCGTTCGTATCCCTCGGCGGTCGCCGCTGCCGCCGTCGCAGTCACGATGCTCACGAGCGGGATCGGAGATTCCTCCGTCAGCTGATCGAAGAATTGATGCGGCGTGTTCGAAGCGAGGATGGCGAAGTCGGCGCCCGCATTGGCGAGAGACTCGATTCCGTCCAGTAACACTCCGAGTACCACTCCGTCCTCGCCGTTTGAGAGCGGTTCGTAGAACTCTTCGAAGTTCAGCGAGTGGATGACCGTTCGGGGGTACCGCTTGACCCATCCCCGGTCGTGGCTGGCGTCGATTATCTGGCGGTAGTACTCGAGGGTGGACTCCGGAGCCATCCCTCCGAGAATTCCTATCGTTTGCATCAACCGCTTATTTTACCACTGTCTTTTAAATCTGTGTGACTTGAGGGCCGTAACGACGGTCAGCTGCTGACACCTCGGTGAACGTTGGAAGAACAGACGTGGATGCGGACCGACGTCCGGACGGGATCGATTGACGGGGCTCGTGCTGCGTGGACCGTTTCTGTGCTGTGTGGGCCGTCTCTGCGACACGTCGCTCGCGCCGGTATCGCCGGGTTTTCCACGGCGCGATCGGATCGACGCGCGGTGAATGAGACGCCGTCAGCGGGACGGACCAGACAGAAACGCTCGAAGCCGACCGCCGGCCGATGGCTTACTCCAACTGGTGGTAGTCGAGTTCGTGGCCCTCGTCGAGGGCGGCCTGAACCGCCTCGCTCGGCTCGTCGACCGGTTCGGTCCGGAGCGCCATCCCCCCGACGTCGGCCGCCTCGAAGTAGACGTTGCGCCGCCAGTCGACGTCGCGGTCGGGGAAGTCGGTGCGGTGGTGGGCGCCGCGGGACTCCTCGCGTTCGAGCGCGCCGCGGAGCACCGCCTCGGTGGCGACCGTCATGAAGCCGAGGTCGACGGCGAACTCGAACGACTCGCTCGTGACCGGACCGACGCGCAGGTCGCCCGCGCGCTCGCGAACGTCGGCGAGGCGGGCGAGCCCCTCCCGGAGCGACGACTCGTCGCGGAGGATCCCGGCGTGGTCCCACATCAGTTCTCGCAGGTCGGCGAGCACCGCGTCCACGTCGTGGTCGCCGTCGCGGTCGGCCATCGCGCGCAGGTCGCGGAGGTGCGGCTCGACGAGGCTCTCGCGGAGGTCGTCGGGCACGCTTCCCGGCCCGTCGACGCGGTCGACGATCCGCTCGCCGGCGACGACGCCGTACGCGACGGTTTCGGCCAGCGAGTTGCCGCCGAGCCGGTTCGCACCGTGGACGCCCGCCATCGTCTCGCCGATCGCGAACAGCCCGTCCACGTCGGTCTCGCCGGAGTCGTCGACGGCGACGCCGCCCATCCCGTAGTGGGAGGTCGGCGCCACCTCGACCGCTTCCGCGGCCATGTCCACGCCGAGGTCTTGGAACCGCTCGTACATCCGGGGGAGGCGCTCCCGGATGAAGTCGGCGTCCCGGTGAGAGATGTCGAGGTAGACGCCGCCGTTCTCGGTACCGCGTCCCTCGGCGACCTCCTGCGCGATCGCCCGAGCGACCACGTCGCGGGCGTCCAACTCCATCTGGTCCGGCGAGTAGCGCTCCATGAACCGCTCGCCTTCGGCGTTGAACAGGCGACCGCCCTCGCCCCGGACCGCCTCGGTCACGAGGCGGCCGCTCCACGGCTCCCACTCGGGGTCGCTCTCGTCGACGGCCATCCCGGTGGGGTGGAACTGCATGAACTCCATGTCCATCAGCGACGCCCCGGCGTCGAACGCCAGCGCCGCGCCGTCGCCGTTGTTCTCGTCGTCGCGAGAGGTGTGCCGGCCGTAGACCGCCGCGTGACCGCCGGCGGCGAGGACGACGGTCCCCGCGTTGAACAGGACGAACTTCCCCGTGTCCATGTCGTAGCCGACGGCGCCGTAGGCCGTGTCGCCGTCGGAGACGAGCTTCGTGATCATCACGTTCTCGCGGTACGGGACGGACAGCTCCTGCGCCCGGTCGACGAGGGCGTTCAGCATCGACTCGCCCGTGTGGTCGCCGGCGAAGGCCGTCCGTCGGAACGACTGGGCACCGAAGAAGCGCTGGTCGATTCCGCCGTCTTCGGTGCGCGAGTACTCCATCCCCCACTCGTCGAGTTCGCGGAGGCGCTCCGGCATCTGTGCGGTCACGGTCTCGACTTTCGCCGGGTCGTTGACGAAGTGGCCCTCGTTGAGGGTGTCGGCCGCGTGGATCGCCGGCGAGTCCTCGGGGTCGTGCGTCCCGAGCGCGCCGTTGATCCCGCCGCGAGCCCACGTCGTGTGCGCGTCGCCGTGGCCCCGCTTGCCGAGCACCAACACGTCGTCGACGCCCCGCTGTGCGAGTTCGATCGCGGCCCGGGCGCCCGCCGCACCGGCGCCGACGACGAGGACGGAAACGTCCTCGCGGCCGTACTCGACCGGTTCGTCGTCGATCGGTTGCCGTTCGCTCATACCGTATCGGAGGGTCCGCGCACGGGTAAGTCTCACGCGCGTGTGCGCGCACGCGAGTGGACTTGGCGCGCCGGCGGCGTTCGCGGGAGACACGACAGCCGTCCCGGTTCGGCAACGGCGCGGCCTAGTCAGTTCCAGCCCGGCGTGCCGGGCGCGCCCGCGTCGTCCTCCAGCTCGCGCACCAATCGATCGAGGGGGGTCGCCGTCGCGTCGACGCGGTCCCCGTCACCGCCGGCCCGTTCGGTCCACTCGCGGACCGCGTTCCCGACCCACGAGTCCGCTTCCCGGGCGCGCTCCCGAGCGTCGGCCATCCGGTCCGAGTCGACCGACAGCGATCCCGGGTGAGAGCCGGCGGCGGCGCCGGCGAAGCGCGCCCGGTCGTCGGCCGTTGGCTCGCCGTCGCGGAGTCGGACGACGACGCCGTCGAGGTCGTCGGGGTCGGGGTACGCGAACACGGTCGCGCCGAGCGCCTGCGGGCCGAACGCCGGCGCCGGGAGGTCCGCGGGCGGCTCGTCGTCGAGGAGACGGTCGCCGCCCCCGGCGGCCTCGACGCGCTCGCACTCGGTCTCGGCGCCGAGTTCGAGGTTGTGCCCGGGGTACGTCGCGCAGGTGCGCGGGTAGCGGTCGTCGCCGTGGATCCGACACTGGAGCGTCGTCGGGTCGAGGAAGACGCAGGCGTCGAGCCAGCGCGGCTCGTCGGTCCCGACCGGCGCGACCGGCTTCGGGGGTTTCCGCAGTCCGACGACGAAGACGGGGCGGTCGTCGACGGCGGCGAGGTCGACCCCGTCGATCCGGACGCTGTCGTCGCGCTCGCCCGGTTCGAACAGTCTCGGAGTCAGGGCGTCAGCGAGATCGTCGTCGACGAATCCGGCGACCTCGTCGCGGGTGAGCGGCGCGAGGTCGTAGACGTCGTCGAGCGGGGGGCGGGAGCCGGTGCGGTCGGAGTCCGTGACTTCGGGCGCCAGCGGACGCCAGTCGACACAGCAGCCGGCACACCCCTCACAGCGGAGGTCCATACGGTCATGGGAACGGTTCGCAGGGGGATAAGCGATCGGTGGTCTCCGCGCTCAGAGTTCGCCCTTCGTGCTGGGCGTGTCGCTCCGTCGCTCGTCGATTCGGGTCGCGTCGTCGA
This window harbors:
- a CDS encoding aspartate/glutamate racemase family protein codes for the protein MQTIGILGGMAPESTLEYYRQIIDASHDRGWVKRYPRTVIHSLNFEEFYEPLSNGEDGVVLGVLLDGIESLANAGADFAILASNTPHQFFDQLTEESPIPLVSIVTATAAAATAEGYERVGVLGTLFTMNGQFYPEGFDAHGLDVVTPPADEKEWTHRKIFGELTNGRHTAETKQGLIDIIRAMAERSDIDAVALACTELPLILDPDELPVPALNTTALHARYAFDKATDDDG
- a CDS encoding L-aspartate oxidase, producing the protein MSERQPIDDEPVEYGREDVSVLVVGAGAAGARAAIELAQRGVDDVLVLGKRGHGDAHTTWARGGINGALGTHDPEDSPAIHAADTLNEGHFVNDPAKVETVTAQMPERLRELDEWGMEYSRTEDGGIDQRFFGAQSFRRTAFAGDHTGESMLNALVDRAQELSVPYRENVMITKLVSDGDTAYGAVGYDMDTGKFVLFNAGTVVLAAGGHAAVYGRHTSRDDENNGDGAALAFDAGASLMDMEFMQFHPTGMAVDESDPEWEPWSGRLVTEAVRGEGGRLFNAEGERFMERYSPDQMELDARDVVARAIAQEVAEGRGTENGGVYLDISHRDADFIRERLPRMYERFQDLGVDMAAEAVEVAPTSHYGMGGVAVDDSGETDVDGLFAIGETMAGVHGANRLGGNSLAETVAYGVVAGERIVDRVDGPGSVPDDLRESLVEPHLRDLRAMADRDGDHDVDAVLADLRELMWDHAGILRDESSLREGLARLADVRERAGDLRVGPVTSESFEFAVDLGFMTVATEAVLRGALEREESRGAHHRTDFPDRDVDWRRNVYFEAADVGGMALRTEPVDEPSEAVQAALDEGHELDYHQLE
- a CDS encoding YkgJ family cysteine cluster protein — its product is MDLRCEGCAGCCVDWRPLAPEVTDSDRTGSRPPLDDVYDLAPLTRDEVAGFVDDDLADALTPRLFEPGERDDSVRIDGVDLAAVDDRPVFVVGLRKPPKPVAPVGTDEPRWLDACVFLDPTTLQCRIHGDDRYPRTCATYPGHNLELGAETECERVEAAGGGDRLLDDEPPADLPAPAFGPQALGATVFAYPDPDDLDGVVVRLRDGEPTADDRARFAGAAAGSHPGSLSVDSDRMADARERAREADSWVGNAVREWTERAGGDGDRVDATATPLDRLVRELEDDAGAPGTPGWN